One Candidatus Buchananbacteria bacterium CG10_big_fil_rev_8_21_14_0_10_42_9 DNA window includes the following coding sequences:
- a CDS encoding response regulator yields the protein MSKNQKKILIIEDDKFLAKMLGNLLESNGYEVVYASNGREGLLKVAEKPDLVLLDIILPDLNGFDLLESIKSEKETSKVPIVIISNLGQTEDITQGKQLGAKDYIVKSETSLDDVVLKVKRLLTKSRK from the coding sequence ATGTCAAAAAACCAAAAGAAAATTTTAATTATAGAAGACGATAAATTTCTTGCCAAGATGCTTGGCAATCTGCTTGAGTCTAACGGATATGAAGTTGTTTATGCTTCAAACGGGAGGGAAGGGTTGCTTAAGGTTGCTGAAAAACCAGATTTAGTTTTATTGGATATAATCTTGCCAGACCTCAACGGATTCGACTTATTGGAATCAATCAAAAGCGAAAAAGAGACCAGCAAAGTCCCGATTGTTATAATTTCTAATTTGGGCCAAACCGAAGATATCACTCAAGGCAAACAATTAGGTGCTAAAGATTATATTGTTAAAAGCGAAACCAGCTTGGATGATGTGGTGTTAAAAGT